A region from the Paraburkholderia youngii genome encodes:
- a CDS encoding DUF2214 family protein, translated as MLVRWLLAALHLLAYGFALASILRRTWSLRRASVPAALRSVFRADSRWGIAALVLIVTGLMRVFGGYEKGADYYLHEPLFHVKMTLLVLILILEVPTMLGLMRWRASIRSGAAPNLKKARSYAHFSVIQTVLLVLMVFAATGMARGIGLPAGAV; from the coding sequence ATGCTGGTTCGCTGGTTGCTTGCCGCCCTTCATCTGCTCGCTTATGGCTTTGCGCTCGCGTCGATTCTCAGACGCACGTGGTCGCTGCGTCGCGCGTCGGTGCCCGCCGCGCTGCGTTCGGTGTTTCGTGCCGATTCACGCTGGGGCATCGCCGCGCTGGTGCTGATCGTGACCGGCCTGATGCGCGTGTTCGGCGGGTATGAGAAGGGCGCCGACTACTACCTGCACGAGCCGCTCTTTCACGTGAAGATGACGTTGCTGGTGCTGATCCTGATCCTCGAAGTGCCCACGATGCTCGGCCTGATGCGCTGGCGCGCGTCGATCCGCAGCGGCGCGGCGCCGAATCTGAAGAAGGCGCGGTCCTACGCGCATTTCAGCGTAATCCAGACCGTGCTGCTGGTTCTGATGGTGTTTGCGGCCACTGGAATGGCGCGCGGCATCGGACTGCCCGCCGGCGCGGTGTAG